A portion of the Punica granatum isolate Tunisia-2019 chromosome 7, ASM765513v2, whole genome shotgun sequence genome contains these proteins:
- the LOC116215630 gene encoding pentatricopeptide repeat-containing protein At2g01510, mitochondrial-like, producing MKHLLRHRTPSRIRSRTTSHPTDEIPLLLSSILQDPAIALPALRKVHAKLLRHGLQAHAALSKKISSLYISFDEIDAARRVFDSSPNPSSFICNILIRAYSKTGNHGDSLRLYSTMVTRKGLLPDKYTFPFALNSCAALCELRIGKLVHQHSVCFGCGSDLFVNAALVDMYAKCGEVETARLVFDEMPVRDLVSWTSMISGYAHSGYNGETLEFFDMMRESGVSPNRVGLLSGLLACGNLGALRKGEWFHGHAIRTGFEHDILVTTALIDTYTKCGNLASARRKFDESEGKDVVCWSSMIASYGTHGDVREALGLFDKMVGLGWRPNHVTFTCVLSACSHAGLLDEGKMYFEMMTKEFGLEPRLNNYACMVDLLGRSGRLSEAQRLIEEMPLKPDVGVWGSLLGACRIHGDLDLAEKIADRVFELDPFHGGYHVLLSNIYAAKSRWHEVEKIRKMMIGRGANKTPGFSLVEFNSAVHKFGVGDRSNPRSDEIYSKLEELGVAMKRLGHIPSTDFVLHDIEEEAKEEALLFHSEKLAVAFGLISTRPGTTIRVTKNLRICGDCHNAIKLISKIEERTIIVRDMHRFHHFKGGECSCRDYW from the coding sequence ATGAAACACCTCCTAAGACATCGTACACCTTCCCGCATCAGATCAAGAACGACAAGCCACCCCACTGACGAGATtcccctcctcctctcttccATCCTACAAGATCCCGCCATTGCCCTTCCCGCTCTCAGGAAGGTCCATGCGAAGCTCCTCCGCCATGGCCTCCAGGCTCATGCCGCGCTCTCCAAGAAAATCTCGAGCCTGTACATTTCGTTCGACGAAATCGACGCTGCCCGGCGGGTCTTCGACTCTTCGCCGAACCCGAGTAGCTTCATCTGCAACATCCTCATCAGGGCATACTCCAAGACCGGCAATCATGGAGATTCGCTCAGGCTGTACTCGACGATGGTGACCCGGAAGGGCCTTTTGCCCGACAAGTACACATTCCCCTTTGCACTTAATTCTTGTGCTGCGTTGTGTGAGCTGAGAATCGGGAAATTGGTCCATCAGCACTCGGTCTGCTTCGGGTGTGGAAGTGATCTGTTCGTGAATGCCGCTCTCGTCGATATGTACGCGAAGTGCGGAGAAGTGGAGACCGCCCGCCTCGTGTTCGATGAAATGCCCGTCAGAGACTTGGTTTCTTGGACTTCGATGATTTCAGGGTATGCCCACAGTGGTTACAATGGTGAGACTTTGGAGTTCTTCGATATGATGCGCGAATCGGGGGTCAGCCCTAACCGGGTGGGTCTACTGAGCGGATTGCTCGCATGTGGCAATCTCGGGGCCCTGAGGAAGGGGGAGTGGTTTCATGGTCATGCGATCAGGACGGGGTTCGAGCACGATATTCTGGTCACCACTGCGTTGATTGATACGTACACAAAGTGCGGGAACCTTGCTTCGGCGCGAAGGAAGTTTGATGAATCGGAGGGGAAGGATGTGGTCTGTTGGAGCTCAATGATCGCAAGCTACGGGACCCATGGGGACGTAAGGGAAGCGCTTGGTCTCTTTGACAAGATGGTTGGTTTAGGGTGGCGGCCGAATCATGTGACTTTCACTTGTGTACTCTCTGCTTGTAGCCACGCCGGGTTACTAGACGAagggaagatgtactttgagaTGATGACCAAGGAGTTTGGGCTCGAGCCAAGATTGAACAATTATGCATGTATGGTCGACCTTTTGGGCCGTTCGGGGAGGCTCTCTGAGGCTCAGAGGTTGATTGAGGAGATGCCCTTAAAGCCCGATGTGGGTGTGTGGGGATCTCTACTTGGGGCATGCCGAATCCATGGGGACCTGGACTTGGCTGAGAAGATTGCAGACCGGGTTTTTGAGCTCGACCCCTTTCATGGCGGATATCACGTCTTGCTGTCCAACATCTATGCTGCAAAATCTCGGTGGCATGAGGTCgaaaagataaggaaaatgatGATCGGAAGAGGTGCGAATAAAACTCCAGGCTTCAGCCTAGTCGAGTTTAATAGTGCAGTACACAAGTTTGGGGTCGGAGACAGGTCAAACCCGCGCTCGGATGAGATCTACTCTAAGCTAGAGGAGCTCGGGGTTGCAATGAAGCGATTAGGCCACATTCCCTCCACAGATTTCGTACTTCATGATATCGAAGAAGAGGCAAAGGAGGAGGCCCTCCTGTTTCACAGCGAGAAGCTCGCAGTCGCCTTCGGGCTCATAAGTACTCGTCCAGGGACCACAATTCGGGTCACAAAGAACCTAAGAATATGTGGTGATTGCCACAATGCAATTAAACTGATCTCGAAGATCGAGGAACGGACGATTATTGTGAGGGATATGCACCGATTTCATCATTTCAAGGGCGGCGAGTGCTCTTGCAGGGATTACTGGTGA